One Suricata suricatta isolate VVHF042 chromosome X, meerkat_22Aug2017_6uvM2_HiC, whole genome shotgun sequence genomic region harbors:
- the SLC7A3 gene encoding cationic amino acid transporter 3, translating into MLWQALRRFGRKLVRRRALEPGSADTRLTRCLSTLDLVALGVGSTLGAGVYVLAGEVAKDKAGPSIVICLLVAALSSVLAGLCYAEFGARVPCSGSAYLYSYVTVGELWAFITGWTLILSYVIGTASVARAWSSAFDNLIGNHISRTLQGSISLHVPHVLAEYPDFFALGLVLLLTGLLALGASDSALVTKVFTVVNLLVLGFVIISGFIKGDLRNWKLTEEDYKLTVAQLNDTSSLGPLGSGGFVPFGLEGILRGAATCFYAFVGFDCIATTGEEAKNPQRSIPMGIVISLLVCFLAYFGVSSALTLMMPYYQLQPESPLPEAFLHTGWASARYVVAVGSLCALSTSLLGSMFPMPRVIYAMAEDGLLFRVLARIHSGTHTPIVATVVSGIVAAIMAFLFELTDLVDLVSIGTLLAYSLVAVCVLILRYQSEVKNEEDEVELQEEKRAEAEKLTLQGLFCPLNSNPTPLSGHVVYVCSSLVALLLTLLCLMLTKWPVPLLSGDPLWTVVVALFLMFITGITGIIWRQPQNSTPLHFKVPALPLLPLMSIFVNVYLMMQMTAGTWARFGVWMLIGFAIYFGYGIQHSLEEVKSDRPPLKSGAKTVDLDLSSACTHSI; encoded by the exons ATGCTGTGGCAGGCACTTCGCAGATTTGGTCGAAAGCTGGTACGCAGACGTGCTCTGGAGCCTGGCTCGGCAGACACTCGCCTGACCAGATGCCTGAGCACTCTGGATTTGGTGGCCCTGGGTGTGGGCAGCACGTTGGGTGCAGGTGTGTATGTCCTGGCTGGCGAGGTGGCCAAAGATAAAGCTGGACCATCCATTGTGATTTGCCTTTTGGTGGCTGCTCTGTCTTCCGTGTTGGCCGGATTGTGCTACGCGGAGTTTGGTGCCCGAGTTCCCTGTTCCGGTTCTGCGTATCTCTACAGCTATGTCACCGTGGGTGAACTCTGGGCCTTCATCACTGGCTGGACCCTTATCCTCTCCTATGTCATCG GTACAGCCAGCgtggccagagcctggagctcagcGTTTGACAACCTGATTGGGAACCACATCTCTCGGACCCTGCAGGGGAGCATCTCACTGCATGTTCCCCATGTCCTCGCAGAATATCCAGACTTCTTTGCTCTGGGCCTTGTGTTGTTGCTCACTG GATTGCTGGCCCTGGGGGCCAGCGACTCCGCCCTGGTTACCAAAGTGTTCACAGTGGTGAACCTTTTGGTTCTTGGTTTTGTCATCATCTCTGGCTTCATTAAGGGGGACCTGCGCAATTGGAAACTCACAGAAGAGGACTACAAATTGACCGTGGCTCAACTCAATGACACTTCTAG CCTAGGCCCTCTGGGCTCTGGAGGATTTGTGCCTTTTGGCCTGGAGGGGATTCTCCGTGGAGCAGCTACATGTTTCTATGCATTTGTTGGTTTCGACTGTATTGCTACCACTG GTGAAGAAGCTAAGAATCCCCAGCGTTCCATCCCTATGGGCATTGTGATTTCACTGTTGGTGTGCTTCTTGGCATATTTTGGTGTCTCTTCGGCACTTACACTTATGATGCCTTACTACCAGCTTCAACCTGAGAGCCCCCTCCCGGAGGCCTTTCTCCACACTGGATGGGCCTCTGCCCGCTATGTTGTGGCTGTTGGATCCCTCTGTGCTCTTTCTACCAG CCTCTTGGGCTCTATGTTCCCCATGCCTCGGGTGATCTATGCAATGGCAGAGGACGGCCTCCTGTTCCGTGTCCTTGCCAGGATCCACAGCGGCACACACACCCCCATTGTGGCCACGGTGGTCTCTGGCATTGTTGCAG CAATCATGGCATTCCTCTTTGAGCTCACTGATCTTGTGGACCTCGTGTCAATTGGGACCCTACTTGCTTACTCCCTGGTGGCTGTTTGTGTCCTCATCCTCAG GTATCAGTCTGAGGTGAAGAATGAAGAGGATGAGGTGGAGCtgcaggaggagaagagagcTGAAGCTGAGAAGCTGACCCTACAGGGGCTGTTTTGTCCACTCAACTCCAACCCCACTCCACTCTCTGGCCACGTTGTCTATGTTTGCTCCTCATTGGTTG CTCTGCTCCTCACTCTTCTTTGCCTGATGCTGACCAAGTGGCCCGTCCCACTGCTTTCTGGAGACCCATTGTGGACTGTAGTGGTTGCGCTGTTTCTAATGTTCATTACTGGGATCACGGGGATCATCTGGAGACAGCCACAGAACTCCACTCCCCTTCACTTTAAG GTACCTGCTTTGCCTCTCCTCCCACTAATGAGCATCTTTGTGAATGTTTATCTTATGATGCAGATGACAGCTGGCACCTGGGCCCGATTTGGGGTCTGGATGCTGATTG GGTTTGCTATCTACTTCGGCTATGGGATCCAGCACAGCCTGGAAGAGGTTAAGAGTGACCGCCCCCCACTCAAGTCTGGGGCCAAAACTGTGGACCTTGATCTCAGCAGTGCCTGTACACATTCAATTTGA